In Vibrio lentus, a single genomic region encodes these proteins:
- a CDS encoding AAA family ATPase → MSKAGIQSNRGDGYQTLVAFDWALTVLSDSDYQWLEIDSVIWSVDDVVIGKADGTKICCQCKKNQSQHKAWSFSDLEDELRKAVNVLINDPQTLVRFYSRSAFGDLAALKEFSSNYPDEATYRTDLGKANRETDSKLVSLLSEQGSNISTYDFLQRTKFEISPELDRMDILLQERLRNIVSNYSAAYSSLWTRLGQLSMRENGGCQNTATQHRLTKGDLKFLLSDAGSLLTPPMDIREIRTSFNSTSAIGRSWRRDIGNEHIANSAAKKLIEGIKAKYRSILLTGAPGSGKTCVMLAVQEELEQVAQNCTNLLPLFIQSREFADIDTEQERQAQGLPAQWVERAARLAEDAHVVVMIDSLDVLSIAREHSVLTYFLAQIDRLLLVPNITVVTACREFDSNYDRRIAQRSWEEKIICEPLDWHSEIEPILVKIGIDASNTDSTTRELIRNPRELALFVELAQQEGSFNVVTSQALAQRYLATTIEANRFLGDTAMQAIESIASNMLKSRSLVVPHQRFVASQEVQRILLSTGVLHKTQDGNLTFGHQTLLDVLVISGAIRQSVTLNEFIQNLSPVPFVRPSIRSFVEQLAVGERRKFRAQLRTVLTGNSAFHIRRLVAETFAEQVPQDDDWMLLRDLRNQHREVFLVIYNRARRVEWHHLWMKHLVPILKDTCNIEGLTAHVHRISLWKNEDPAGVSTYWTEMLSLELENKIQLVDSMAHELAQIRADNLNFYVPLLLQLLNLPRHDHSFLGHSLALFLKSGLVDDTVLWSYIAGEVSEEDALSYGFNNKLNCQPYEFGDRNDKFLAERMRNSTILLDLAVASIEQWSQTKSSHRGYHCSFLNKTSYEDTHTQSDHRHIDGERFLMDSIEAAIKHHTNSQTSWWQNNLERLCFNTEDSLRYFSILALTEKPISNIDVIGRMLCEQAILASDLSYELGELIYKAYIFLAPSIQVSIQENILTIDQEDATDPQARSWMIKKQALLITAIPCHLRSTNSQAVLNECKKLVWPLIRQPYIYSRGGIVSAPFSFEVFLNLSNNGVLCLLEHYNGYDRDSFTDFLEGGEREVGRQLSEAASRQSSRFMAFLTDNWEQIPERFRDDLLEGVTTYLAHRYGSLQPSNNWLYIEEPDAEKLALNILENLEQHQDHWHHNRAASKAIENCAHIIKKTQDAARLIYLAMSFASLMEESTISGDSLDLLTSGINMRRGNTAEALIILANQLEASGVQWPDSLPAALRLYAGDKHPAIRAVMLRRMPYLQARFPELGWELFDLALKESADGLWAIAEPCLYYAYHQKFKIIAPRLAQIYREGCGKDYKAWGRISALAAFLKHIDFSTFIEELNAVETAEAWSGAASVWTHHNNIQRHKEHCFSGLEAGLSAGNPHAIIIAHEFHNLFRESTPLFTVPTELIQRYFSLLESETDSKRNDIFGFDTWLNAISVHEPMYALEAVEIYLDFVRRTKAYVHDYKNSLTQLLTRLFAQAEELEESDSGAMLQRVVILQDTLLTIGISGVNDWLKAAERP, encoded by the coding sequence CTTATGATTTTTTGCAACGCACGAAATTTGAAATAAGCCCTGAACTGGATCGAATGGATATACTGCTGCAAGAAAGATTACGTAATATTGTAAGTAACTATTCAGCAGCGTACAGCTCTTTATGGACTCGTCTTGGTCAACTCAGTATGCGAGAGAACGGCGGTTGTCAGAATACAGCGACACAGCATAGATTGACAAAAGGCGATCTGAAATTCTTATTGAGCGATGCGGGATCATTACTTACTCCCCCCATGGATATCAGGGAGATCCGTACGTCATTCAATAGCACTTCAGCCATTGGTCGCTCATGGCGTAGAGATATTGGTAACGAACATATTGCAAACTCTGCTGCTAAGAAACTTATAGAAGGCATTAAAGCAAAGTATCGTTCAATTTTGCTTACTGGAGCTCCTGGTTCAGGTAAGACTTGTGTGATGTTAGCTGTACAGGAAGAGCTAGAACAAGTAGCCCAAAATTGTACTAACTTACTACCGTTATTTATTCAATCGCGAGAATTTGCTGACATTGACACAGAGCAAGAACGTCAGGCACAAGGATTGCCTGCACAGTGGGTAGAAAGGGCGGCTCGCTTGGCAGAAGATGCACATGTGGTTGTAATGATAGACTCGTTGGATGTACTTTCTATTGCTAGAGAGCACAGTGTATTGACGTATTTTCTCGCCCAAATAGATCGTTTACTTTTGGTTCCCAACATTACCGTTGTCACTGCCTGCCGAGAGTTTGATAGTAATTATGATAGACGCATTGCCCAACGAAGTTGGGAAGAGAAGATTATTTGCGAACCATTAGACTGGCATAGTGAAATTGAACCAATCCTCGTCAAAATCGGTATAGACGCATCGAACACCGATTCAACAACTCGCGAACTGATACGAAACCCTCGTGAGCTAGCTTTATTTGTTGAATTGGCGCAACAAGAAGGCAGCTTCAATGTTGTAACCAGCCAAGCTTTAGCTCAGCGATACCTAGCAACTACTATAGAAGCTAACAGGTTTCTTGGAGACACTGCTATGCAAGCCATAGAATCCATCGCCTCCAATATGCTGAAATCACGCAGCCTTGTTGTGCCACATCAGCGATTTGTAGCGTCCCAAGAAGTTCAAAGAATACTCCTTAGTACTGGCGTATTACATAAAACACAGGATGGGAACCTGACATTTGGCCACCAAACTTTGTTAGATGTCTTAGTAATTAGCGGAGCTATCAGGCAATCAGTAACTCTAAACGAATTCATTCAAAATTTATCACCAGTACCTTTTGTTCGCCCCAGCATTAGAAGCTTTGTTGAACAATTGGCAGTAGGTGAACGACGCAAGTTTAGAGCGCAATTACGTACTGTTTTAACGGGTAATAGTGCTTTCCATATCCGACGGCTCGTAGCAGAAACATTTGCAGAGCAAGTTCCTCAAGATGATGACTGGATGCTACTACGCGATCTGCGTAACCAACATCGAGAGGTGTTTCTGGTTATCTATAATAGGGCTCGACGAGTGGAGTGGCACCACCTCTGGATGAAGCATTTAGTACCTATACTAAAAGACACCTGCAATATTGAAGGGCTCACAGCTCATGTACACCGTATATCGTTATGGAAAAATGAAGATCCAGCAGGGGTTTCCACATACTGGACAGAAATGTTGTCACTGGAATTGGAAAATAAAATCCAGTTAGTCGATTCAATGGCACACGAATTAGCGCAAATACGTGCAGATAATTTGAACTTTTATGTACCTTTACTCCTCCAGTTACTCAATTTACCAAGGCATGACCACAGTTTTCTTGGCCATTCGCTTGCTCTCTTCTTAAAAAGCGGCCTAGTGGACGATACCGTTTTATGGAGCTATATCGCAGGCGAGGTAAGCGAGGAAGATGCACTTTCCTATGGCTTTAACAACAAATTGAATTGTCAACCATATGAGTTTGGTGATCGCAATGATAAATTTCTAGCAGAAAGAATGCGGAACTCCACTATTTTGCTCGATTTGGCTGTTGCTTCAATTGAACAATGGAGCCAAACCAAAAGCTCACATCGTGGATATCATTGTAGTTTCTTGAACAAAACGTCTTATGAAGATACGCATACACAGAGCGACCATAGACATATAGATGGTGAGCGCTTCTTGATGGATTCTATTGAAGCCGCTATTAAACATCACACTAACTCACAAACATCATGGTGGCAAAACAACCTTGAACGCCTTTGCTTCAACACCGAAGACTCATTACGATACTTTTCTATCCTTGCGTTGACCGAAAAGCCGATCTCAAATATAGATGTAATTGGGCGTATGCTGTGTGAGCAAGCAATATTAGCATCTGATTTATCATATGAACTGGGGGAATTGATATACAAAGCGTATATATTTCTAGCCCCGTCAATACAAGTTTCAATACAAGAAAACATTCTAACTATCGACCAAGAAGACGCTACTGACCCACAAGCAAGATCTTGGATGATAAAAAAGCAAGCCCTGTTAATCACCGCTATTCCGTGCCATTTACGTTCAACGAATTCACAAGCCGTATTGAATGAATGTAAAAAACTAGTATGGCCGTTGATTCGACAACCATATATCTACTCGCGAGGAGGAATTGTCAGCGCTCCGTTCTCTTTTGAGGTATTTCTGAATTTAAGTAATAACGGAGTGCTATGCCTGCTTGAACACTACAATGGGTATGATAGAGATTCATTTACTGACTTTCTGGAGGGGGGAGAAAGAGAGGTTGGCAGGCAGCTAAGTGAAGCAGCCTCTCGTCAATCTTCACGTTTCATGGCTTTTCTGACAGATAACTGGGAGCAGATCCCTGAACGTTTTCGTGATGATCTCTTGGAGGGAGTTACTACATATCTAGCGCATCGATACGGAAGCCTACAGCCTAGTAATAATTGGTTATATATAGAGGAACCCGACGCAGAAAAGTTAGCCCTGAATATTCTCGAGAATTTGGAACAACATCAAGATCACTGGCACCACAACCGCGCAGCATCCAAAGCGATAGAAAACTGTGCACATATCATCAAAAAAACTCAAGATGCAGCTCGGCTAATATATTTAGCAATGAGTTTTGCGTCATTAATGGAAGAAAGCACAATCTCGGGCGACTCTCTTGATCTACTTACTTCTGGCATCAATATGAGACGAGGAAACACAGCAGAAGCACTGATAATTTTAGCCAACCAGCTTGAGGCGAGTGGTGTACAGTGGCCTGACTCACTACCAGCTGCATTACGCCTATATGCTGGTGACAAGCACCCTGCAATTCGTGCAGTTATGCTTAGGCGGATGCCTTACTTACAGGCTCGTTTTCCTGAACTTGGCTGGGAACTATTTGATCTTGCGTTAAAAGAAAGTGCAGACGGACTTTGGGCTATAGCTGAACCATGCTTATATTACGCATACCATCAAAAGTTCAAAATCATTGCACCTAGATTAGCTCAGATTTATCGTGAAGGTTGCGGCAAAGATTATAAGGCTTGGGGGCGTATTTCTGCGCTAGCAGCTTTTTTGAAACACATAGACTTTTCTACTTTTATTGAGGAACTCAACGCGGTAGAAACAGCGGAAGCATGGAGTGGTGCAGCGAGTGTATGGACACACCACAACAATATTCAAAGACACAAAGAGCATTGTTTTTCGGGACTGGAAGCTGGATTAAGTGCAGGAAATCCGCATGCTATTATCATCGCGCATGAGTTTCATAACCTCTTCCGTGAATCTACACCATTGTTTACTGTACCAACTGAGCTAATTCAGCGTTATTTCAGCCTGCTTGAATCAGAAACAGATTCTAAACGAAATGATATCTTTGGTTTTGATACATGGTTGAACGCGATTTCTGTTCACGAGCCAATGTATGCATTGGAAGCTGTTGAAATTTACTTAGATTTCGTACGTCGAACTAAAGCCTATGTTCATGATTATAAGAATAGCCTAACGCAACTACTGACCCGTTTATTCGCACAGGCTGAAGAGCTGGAAGAGTCTGACAGTGGAGCTATGTTGCAGCGTGTGGTCATACTGCAAGATACACTGTTAACTATAGGGATTAGTGGAGTGAATGATTGGCTCAAGGCTGCTGAACGGCCATAA
- a CDS encoding tyrosine-type recombinase/integrase produces MESMIRKTKNIVKRELKTSDGVIFYSFMSKETGRVVELEEHINGMIMNSHPYNTVSAKASDLAKFYDYYIEASRVIHSSEYLSDLQDNHAYSASHELRTSLTLIFHSYPAFLLDGKLSKNPLARICAYNLDSASYARDSVTRYISTLCDFVSASNALENSLKQQRKMDGLIDVDQSLTAVGKDLGLLRELSVRERNVLIEHSYLASCISGGAKVSKIKNFFRLPKESKGSQDKHFPMEYVGEFLLNTKSHRDRAMYALCFGGGLRFSETSSIRIQDIDVVKEKVRLHDKGTISYLDAMNYTCMRGKPISHFSVKLIEPFKSFFFNELMMYIDKERPNSNSEYLFLQLRGTKNKLTGEMVYHPCYKSATSTIKDVWDRNLKRAGLTGKEFGDIGTHSMRHYYGMYMLNFAPNDIGGTGYSLEEVKFFMRHSSIKSTEIYAKNDISKMIEKVEETNRQLQMKELSFYEESRKNQLTVINNESK; encoded by the coding sequence ATGGAAAGTATGATTAGGAAGACTAAGAATATAGTCAAGCGTGAACTCAAAACTTCTGATGGAGTGATTTTTTATTCGTTCATGTCGAAGGAAACTGGTCGTGTTGTAGAACTAGAAGAGCATATCAATGGGATGATCATGAATAGTCACCCATATAACACTGTAAGTGCGAAAGCTTCAGATTTAGCAAAATTCTATGACTACTATATTGAGGCATCACGTGTCATTCACTCATCAGAGTATTTATCAGACCTTCAAGATAACCATGCTTATTCAGCAAGTCATGAGTTAAGAACTTCACTGACGTTAATTTTTCATAGCTACCCTGCCTTTTTACTAGATGGAAAACTCTCTAAAAATCCTCTAGCAAGAATTTGCGCATACAACCTAGACTCTGCATCCTATGCTAGAGATTCTGTTACAAGATATATTTCAACTTTGTGTGATTTCGTTAGTGCATCAAATGCACTTGAGAATAGCTTGAAACAGCAACGCAAAATGGATGGCCTCATTGATGTTGATCAATCTTTAACCGCAGTTGGAAAAGATCTAGGTTTATTGAGAGAATTATCAGTTCGAGAGCGGAATGTATTAATTGAGCACTCTTATTTAGCGTCTTGCATTTCAGGTGGAGCGAAAGTATCTAAAATAAAAAATTTCTTCCGTCTTCCTAAAGAATCGAAAGGATCACAAGACAAACATTTTCCTATGGAGTATGTCGGAGAATTTCTCCTAAACACTAAGTCACACCGCGATAGAGCAATGTATGCACTATGTTTTGGAGGAGGGTTGAGGTTTTCCGAAACATCATCGATCAGGATTCAAGACATAGATGTAGTTAAAGAAAAAGTAAGACTGCATGACAAAGGAACTATTAGTTACTTGGATGCAATGAACTACACATGCATGAGAGGAAAACCGATCTCACATTTCTCAGTTAAACTCATAGAACCTTTCAAGTCCTTCTTTTTCAATGAATTAATGATGTATATAGATAAAGAGAGGCCTAATTCAAATTCTGAATACCTTTTTCTACAGTTACGTGGGACCAAAAACAAATTAACTGGAGAAATGGTTTATCACCCGTGCTACAAATCGGCAACAAGCACGATCAAAGACGTATGGGATAGAAATCTAAAAAGAGCGGGCTTAACTGGCAAAGAGTTTGGAGATATAGGAACGCACTCGATGCGTCATTACTATGGCATGTATATGCTTAACTTTGCCCCCAATGATATTGGAGGCACAGGTTATTCTCTTGAAGAGGTTAAATTTTTTATGCGTCATTCCTCAATAAAAAGTACAGAAATTTATGCAAAGAATGACATCAGCAAGATGATAGAAAAAGTTGAAGAAACTAATAGACAATTACAAATGAAGGAATTGTCATTTTATGAAGAAAGCCGGAAAAATCAATTAACTGTGATTAATAATGAGAGCAAATAA
- the folD gene encoding bifunctional methylenetetrahydrofolate dehydrogenase/methenyltetrahydrofolate cyclohydrolase FolD, which translates to MTAQNIDGKLISQTVRSEVAARVKARTEAGLRAPGLAVVLVGEDPASQVYVGSKRKACQEVGFVSKSFDLPATATENDLLTLVDQLNEDPEIDGILVQLPLPAGIDTTHVLERITPEKDVDGFHPYNVGRLAQRMPKLRSCTPKGIITLLDRYNIDLRGKHAVVVGASNIVGRPMTLELLLAGCTTTTCHRFTKDLEGHVRQADVVVVAVGKPNFIPGAWIKKGAVVVDVGINRLESGKLVGDVEYDVAKESASFITPVPGGVGPMTVASLIENTMIACEQFHSK; encoded by the coding sequence ATGACTGCTCAAAATATTGATGGAAAGCTAATTTCTCAAACCGTTCGCTCTGAAGTTGCGGCACGTGTAAAGGCTCGTACAGAAGCTGGTTTACGCGCTCCGGGCCTAGCGGTAGTTTTAGTGGGTGAAGACCCTGCCTCTCAGGTTTACGTTGGAAGTAAGCGTAAAGCGTGTCAAGAAGTAGGCTTCGTTTCAAAGTCTTTTGATTTACCAGCGACGGCGACAGAAAATGATCTGCTAACGCTCGTCGACCAATTAAATGAAGACCCTGAGATTGATGGCATCCTAGTTCAACTGCCTTTACCTGCAGGTATTGATACTACTCACGTTCTTGAGCGTATCACGCCAGAGAAAGACGTTGATGGCTTCCACCCATACAATGTGGGCCGCTTGGCTCAACGTATGCCTAAGCTACGCTCCTGTACGCCTAAAGGTATTATCACATTGCTTGACCGTTACAACATCGACTTACGTGGTAAGCACGCGGTTGTTGTTGGCGCATCAAACATCGTAGGTCGCCCAATGACCCTAGAGCTTCTTCTAGCAGGTTGCACGACGACAACATGTCACCGCTTCACCAAAGACCTTGAAGGTCATGTACGTCAAGCGGATGTTGTTGTGGTAGCCGTTGGTAAGCCTAACTTCATTCCTGGCGCTTGGATTAAGAAAGGCGCAGTTGTGGTCGATGTAGGCATCAACCGTTTGGAATCTGGCAAGCTCGTTGGCGACGTTGAATACGATGTCGCGAAAGAAAGCGCAAGCTTCATCACACCAGTTCCGGGTGGTGTTGGTCCAATGACAGTAGCAAGCCTAATTGAGAACACAATGATTGCTTGTGAGCAGTTTCACTCGAAATAG
- a CDS encoding cation:proton antiporter, which yields MDLSITSSLALIGLLSLTCQLLGWRLRLPAILPLLIVGLLLGPGLNILNPDAIFGDVLFPLISLGVAIILFEGALTLNFKEIRGHGRMVTHLVSFGMLITWACIVVGAYYFVDFSWPLAALFAALVVVTGPTVIVPMLRSIQPKSSLGSILRWEGIVIDPIGALFAVLVYEYIVSSADPTSHVLSALGLTLAIGLGLGIIGGYLIAKMLKGHWVPHYLRNVAVLTLMLAAFSFSNDLSEESGLLTVTIMGIWLANVKGLDLEDIIEFKETLTVLLISALFILLASRLDSGTFLSIGWGGIGLLAVVMLVARPLSVWISGIGTDLTSADKWFLSWMAPRGIVAAAVSSLFAIKLQEKQLIEGAELLVPMVFLVIIGTVVIQSLTASWWARRLGVTQEKAQGVIFFGATHFARQFAKVLATHNINSVLADTNWESIRLARMDNLNVYFGNPASSHAENNLELDGIGRAMIVSPYRQTNPLVSMHYQDEFGENKVFELESTDTKHERHSVSRDGNRSLFSEGITYSKLNSLMAQGSQIKSTGLTEAFGLNEFNALYPKAILLGVITGGDFRLVTQGSDLEKLISTECAIISLLPPSEPTERAGTPDK from the coding sequence ATGGATTTGTCGATTACTTCATCCTTGGCGTTAATTGGACTGCTGTCTTTAACGTGTCAATTGTTAGGCTGGCGCTTACGTCTTCCTGCTATTCTTCCTCTTCTTATTGTCGGCCTACTTCTAGGTCCCGGTCTTAACATCCTTAATCCCGATGCCATTTTTGGTGACGTGCTATTTCCGCTGATTTCATTAGGTGTCGCTATTATTCTGTTTGAAGGTGCATTGACCCTGAATTTCAAGGAAATAAGAGGTCATGGTCGCATGGTGACGCACCTCGTGAGCTTCGGCATGTTGATTACATGGGCGTGCATTGTCGTTGGTGCTTATTACTTTGTGGACTTCAGTTGGCCATTAGCCGCGCTGTTTGCTGCCTTAGTTGTAGTGACGGGGCCAACCGTGATTGTTCCCATGCTGCGCAGTATTCAGCCCAAATCTTCGTTAGGCAGTATCTTGCGCTGGGAAGGGATCGTGATTGACCCGATTGGCGCTCTGTTTGCCGTTCTCGTTTACGAATATATTGTTTCTTCAGCTGATCCTACCAGCCATGTGCTGTCGGCCTTGGGGCTGACTCTAGCCATCGGTTTAGGCTTAGGGATCATCGGTGGCTATTTGATTGCCAAGATGCTGAAAGGGCATTGGGTTCCGCACTATTTGCGTAACGTAGCAGTGCTGACGTTGATGTTGGCTGCGTTCTCTTTTTCCAATGACCTGAGTGAAGAGTCAGGCCTATTAACCGTGACCATCATGGGTATCTGGCTCGCCAACGTGAAAGGCTTGGATCTCGAAGACATTATTGAATTCAAAGAAACCCTGACTGTGTTACTCATTTCTGCCTTGTTTATCTTACTGGCGAGTCGACTCGATTCTGGGACTTTCCTCTCGATAGGTTGGGGCGGAATTGGCTTATTAGCGGTCGTCATGCTGGTGGCTCGTCCTCTGAGCGTGTGGATCAGCGGGATCGGCACGGATCTTACTTCAGCAGATAAATGGTTTTTGAGCTGGATGGCGCCTCGCGGGATCGTTGCTGCCGCAGTTTCTTCTCTGTTTGCTATCAAACTTCAAGAGAAGCAATTGATTGAAGGGGCTGAACTACTGGTGCCTATGGTGTTCTTGGTCATCATCGGTACGGTTGTGATTCAGAGCCTTACCGCAAGTTGGTGGGCAAGAAGGTTAGGTGTGACGCAAGAGAAAGCGCAAGGGGTTATCTTCTTTGGCGCGACTCATTTTGCAAGACAGTTCGCCAAGGTGCTGGCGACACACAATATCAACAGTGTGCTTGCCGATACCAACTGGGAAAGCATTCGTTTGGCGCGTATGGATAACCTGAATGTCTATTTTGGTAACCCAGCTTCAAGCCACGCGGAAAATAATCTGGAATTGGACGGGATAGGGCGCGCGATGATCGTCTCGCCTTATCGTCAAACCAATCCATTAGTCAGCATGCATTATCAAGATGAGTTTGGTGAAAATAAGGTGTTTGAGCTTGAATCGACAGATACTAAACACGAAAGGCATTCAGTGAGCCGAGATGGTAACAGAAGCCTGTTTTCGGAAGGAATTACCTATTCCAAGCTTAACTCCTTGATGGCTCAAGGCAGCCAAATTAAGAGCACGGGATTGACCGAGGCGTTTGGCCTTAATGAGTTTAACGCGTTGTATCCTAAAGCTATTCTACTTGGTGTGATTACTGGCGGTGATTTCCGTTTAGTGACGCAAGGTTCTGATTTGGAAAAACTCATATCAACGGAGTGTGCGATCATTAGTTTATTGCCGCCTTCGGAGCCAACGGAAAGAGCTGGTACTCCAGATAAGTAG
- a CDS encoding NupC/NupG family nucleoside CNT transporter, producing MASLLGIITILVAAWLLSTDRKNIPLRTVSLAFLLQISFALLVLYVPMGKEVLNAATGAVSSLINYGQEGINFLFGGLTNNGFVFAINVLGIIIFFSALISGLYHIGFMPKVINLIGGALQKFLGTGRAESLSATANIFVGMIEAPLVVKPYLKHMTDSQLFAVMVCGLASVAGGTLVGYASLGVDLNYLIAAAFMSAPAGLLMAKILVPGNADEAQENIESDVEIPRATNVVEAMADGAMSGLRIAVAVGATLLAFISVIAMLNGLLGIVGGWFGVNLSFELILGYVFAPVAWLIGVPWSEAVVAGSLIGNKIVVNEFVAFIQLMDVKDALSEHSKAIVTFALCGFANISTMAILIGGLGSLVPERRSFISQYGFKAICAGVLANLMSAAIAGVVLSL from the coding sequence ATGGCTTCCCTACTTGGAATTATCACTATTTTAGTAGCCGCTTGGTTACTATCTACGGACAGAAAAAATATCCCGCTAAGAACCGTCTCTTTGGCTTTCTTACTGCAAATTTCATTCGCGCTATTGGTTCTTTATGTGCCGATGGGTAAAGAAGTGTTGAATGCAGCTACTGGTGCGGTGTCTAGCTTGATCAACTACGGTCAAGAGGGGATTAACTTCCTATTTGGTGGCCTCACGAATAACGGATTTGTTTTCGCTATTAACGTTCTCGGCATCATTATCTTTTTCTCTGCACTGATTTCAGGTTTGTACCACATCGGCTTTATGCCAAAGGTGATCAACCTTATCGGCGGTGCTTTGCAAAAGTTCTTAGGTACAGGTCGTGCGGAGTCTTTGTCTGCAACGGCGAACATCTTTGTTGGCATGATTGAAGCACCATTGGTGGTTAAGCCTTACTTGAAGCACATGACGGATTCACAACTGTTTGCTGTGATGGTGTGTGGTTTGGCTTCTGTGGCTGGTGGTACGCTAGTGGGTTATGCATCGCTTGGTGTTGATTTGAACTACCTGATCGCTGCGGCGTTTATGTCTGCGCCTGCTGGTCTATTGATGGCCAAGATTTTGGTACCAGGTAACGCAGATGAGGCTCAAGAAAATATTGAGTCTGACGTTGAAATTCCACGAGCAACAAACGTCGTTGAGGCAATGGCAGATGGGGCTATGTCTGGACTTCGTATTGCCGTTGCAGTGGGTGCGACACTTCTGGCCTTTATCAGTGTAATTGCAATGCTGAATGGCTTGTTAGGTATTGTTGGTGGTTGGTTTGGCGTGAACCTAAGCTTCGAACTTATCCTAGGTTATGTGTTCGCACCCGTTGCATGGCTGATCGGTGTGCCATGGTCTGAAGCTGTTGTTGCAGGTTCGCTGATCGGTAACAAGATCGTTGTGAATGAGTTTGTGGCTTTCATCCAGTTAATGGACGTGAAAGACGCACTGAGTGAGCACTCAAAAGCGATCGTTACTTTTGCACTATGTGGTTTTGCCAATATCTCTACGATGGCCATTCTGATTGGTGGTTTGGGTAGCTTAGTTCCAGAGCGTCGTTCTTTCATCTCACAATACGGTTTTAAAGCGATTTGTGCAGGTGTGCTTGCCAACTTAATGAGCGCAGCGATTGCTGGTGTGGTGCTTTCTCTGTAG
- a CDS encoding LysR family transcriptional regulator translates to MVIFHALIKHEGFTSAAKSLNVSVSHISKQIALLEDSIGIKLVQRTTRSLTLTEAGEVFYQHCEQLFNTVKAAQMDMDSQRDDISGIFRIGLSQSFGTLHIIPAIDQLRQLYPQLRIEVHLFDYKVDMIEERLDLWITNNEDLPEGYIAQRLADSQFVVAASPDYLIKAGTPHVPSDLIDHNCLIYRSRERDYTSWAFDNGQENLSVKVAGDYSVDLAEAVRDAAVSGWGVAYLATYLVKEEFRTGKLIQVLPEWRASQLMPFYAVYPSRKNMPKKLSAVIEFIKDHIGSPTYWDENLKTCVELHR, encoded by the coding sequence ATGGTGATATTCCATGCGTTAATCAAGCATGAAGGCTTTACCAGTGCAGCAAAAAGTTTGAATGTGTCGGTGTCTCACATCAGTAAGCAAATTGCTTTGCTCGAGGACTCGATAGGTATCAAGCTGGTGCAAAGAACCACACGCAGCCTGACACTAACCGAAGCTGGGGAAGTGTTTTATCAGCATTGTGAGCAGCTGTTCAATACGGTGAAGGCGGCTCAAATGGATATGGATAGCCAGCGTGATGATATCTCTGGGATATTCCGCATAGGCTTGTCACAGTCATTTGGCACACTGCATATCATTCCTGCAATTGATCAGCTCAGACAGCTTTACCCGCAGCTGAGAATTGAAGTGCACTTGTTCGACTACAAAGTGGACATGATTGAGGAGCGCTTGGATCTCTGGATCACCAACAATGAAGATTTACCTGAAGGTTATATTGCGCAACGCTTAGCCGACAGTCAGTTTGTAGTGGCGGCATCACCGGATTATCTGATTAAAGCTGGTACTCCACACGTGCCTTCCGATTTGATTGACCATAACTGCCTTATCTATCGTAGCCGTGAACGGGACTACACATCGTGGGCATTTGATAACGGCCAAGAAAACCTCAGTGTTAAAGTGGCAGGCGACTATTCGGTGGATTTGGCTGAAGCGGTACGAGACGCGGCAGTATCGGGTTGGGGCGTTGCTTATCTGGCGACTTACTTAGTCAAAGAAGAGTTTAGAACGGGCAAGCTCATCCAAGTATTACCAGAATGGCGAGCGAGTCAGTTGATGCCATTTTACGCTGTGTATCCGAGTAGAAAGAACATGCCGAAGAAGCTTTCTGCAGTGATTGAGTTCATCAAAGATCATATCGGGTCGCCAACTTATTGGGATGAAAACCTTAAAACCTGCGTTGAGTTGCACCGTTAA